The Deltaproteobacteria bacterium genome segment TAACCGGCTTAACCGTTTAGCCCCTTATTCGTGTTACCAAAGCCGCTGCCTACCATTTTTGATTTTAATCTGACAAGGGGTAATAAAGATTTATAGAGTCATTTGCGATAAATCAAAAAATTACACCAATAACTGGTCAGCCTTCATTCTCGCGATTACGGGGATATATTTAAAATTTCTACACTCTTCTGTTTGATTGCTGCTTGAAAATCTTCGTCGAGATCTGCCCAATTAACTATATCAACGCGAAATGGTAAATTTGAGTCATCAAAATCAGCGCGCATATTTGCAAAGGCTAAATCATCAAGAGGGGTATTACTGCATATAGCAAGATCAAGGTCAGAATATTTACGCGCCTCGCCATTGCAACGTGATCCAAACGCCAACACTATACCATCTTTAATATAACGCTTGAGAATATCGCACGTTGTTGCAAGCTCATACGCATTCAACTCAATCATTGCGCGCCTTAAGCTTCGCCAATAAATCATTAGCATCAATTGCAAATTGATCAATTATAGCACGTACTTCACCTGCTTTTTCTTGATCATAAGTATGAGAAGTAATGTTACGTTTTTATAAAAAATTAGGTGGCATTTAACCTTCATTATTATTTCGAAAAAACGGCACAC includes the following:
- a CDS encoding nucleotidyltransferase domain-containing protein, with protein sequence MIELNAYELATTCDILKRYIKDGIVLAFGSRCNGEARKYSDLDLAICSNTPLDDLAFANMRADFDDSNLPFRVDIVNWADLDEDFQAAIKQKSVEILNISP